A region from the Curtobacterium sp. MCBA15_012 genome encodes:
- a CDS encoding alpha/beta fold hydrolase, whose product MQPPVISPYQSLMAATPVVHRAVVVDGRTTHYWEYGPTDAEQTVLAVHGFRGDHHGLETIAAHLRGVRVLVPDLPGFGLSDPLPVSDVDAYAGWLAGFHDALGLGHDTVVLGHSFGSIVTAAAVAAGLDTRLLVLVNPIAAPALQGPRAVATAVAIGYYRAGAVLPKALGLGLLRNGAIVRAMSVAMLKSRDRDLRRWVHDQHDRYFSAFADRTSVLEAFRTSVTHDVSEYADRIDVPVLLVAAEHDDITAVPEQRALAARLRDAELVVVPGVGHLVHYETPGAAADAVLRRIADRGRERRGRARQRARGRGTTAKGGTTTGGATTGGATAGPGRTTGSDTTTGPGSDKGHGTTGAAS is encoded by the coding sequence ATGCAACCGCCCGTGATCTCCCCGTACCAGTCGCTGATGGCGGCCACCCCGGTCGTGCACCGAGCCGTCGTCGTCGACGGCCGCACCACGCACTACTGGGAGTACGGCCCGACCGACGCCGAGCAGACCGTCCTCGCCGTGCACGGGTTCCGCGGTGACCACCACGGGCTCGAGACGATCGCGGCGCACCTGCGCGGCGTCCGCGTGCTCGTCCCGGACCTGCCCGGCTTCGGGCTCTCCGACCCGCTGCCGGTGTCCGACGTCGACGCCTACGCGGGCTGGCTGGCCGGGTTCCACGACGCGCTCGGTCTCGGCCACGACACCGTGGTGCTCGGGCACTCGTTCGGTTCGATCGTCACCGCGGCCGCCGTCGCCGCCGGGCTCGACACCCGGTTGCTCGTCCTCGTGAACCCGATCGCGGCGCCGGCGCTCCAGGGGCCGCGCGCGGTCGCCACCGCCGTCGCCATCGGGTACTACCGCGCGGGGGCGGTCCTGCCGAAGGCCCTCGGGCTCGGGCTGCTGCGCAACGGGGCGATCGTCCGCGCGATGAGCGTCGCCATGCTCAAGAGCCGTGACCGCGACTTGCGCCGCTGGGTGCACGACCAGCACGACCGCTACTTCTCGGCCTTCGCCGACCGCACGAGCGTGCTCGAGGCCTTCCGGACCTCGGTCACGCACGACGTCTCCGAGTACGCCGACCGCATCGACGTGCCGGTGCTCCTCGTGGCCGCCGAGCACGACGACATCACGGCGGTGCCCGAGCAGCGTGCGCTGGCGGCCCGGCTGCGTGACGCCGAGCTCGTGGTCGTGCCGGGAGTCGGCCACCTCGTGCACTACGAGACCCCCGGGGCCGCGGCCGACGCGGTCCTGCGGCGGATCGCCGACCGCGGTCGCGAGCGGCGGGGGCGGGCACGCCAGCGCGCACGCGGGCGCGGGACGACCGCGAAGGGCGGCACGACCACGGGCGGGGCGACCACCGGCGGGGCGACCGCGGGCCCCGGCAGGACGACGGGCTCCGACACGACGACCGGCCCGGGCTCGGACAAGGGCCACGGCACGACCGGGGCAGCGTCGTGA